CCCATCAGGAGATCAGCGGCGCCCTGTGCTCAGTACAGCCGGAGGTCTacattacagaaaccccccaataATCTGTAAATCCCGAGCCCCGGGTGTTCTCCACCGCAGCTACGAGACGAGCTGTGCTCGGAGACTGAGGGGTTAATCCGTCCCGCCAATGAGCGGCGCTggtacaggtcacatgaccggctcctCCTGTAAATCAGCAGCTCAACTataggcgggaaattcaaatgagCGACGAGATGCTGAGCTCTCCCAGCCAATAGGAGTAGAGCTCTGGACCCCGCAGCCGTTATGTGCCCGTAGGAGCCTCGTCCTCCTGTCCTGCACTGAGCGGCCGCACAGCCTCTCTCCAGGGAGCGCCACACTGAggaggatgatgggagtagtgatcgggcatggaggaggaggatgaggggagcttGTATTGTAACTTCCGATAGCGTTACCGCATCTCATCGAGCTGACAGGGAGGAAAACCGCAGCCACTGTGAGAACAACGGGGAGACCCGGGAGCAGCTCCGCTGGAGAcagggtgggggctctgagaagagccgtTGGGTCCGGAGagcgggggcggcgctcacttggCGCTGGTGTACTTGGTGACGGCCTTGGTGCCCTCGGAGACGGCGTGCTTGGCCAGCTCTCCGGGCAGCAGCAGGCGCACGGCGGTCTGGATCTCCCGGGAGGTGATGGTGGAGCGCTTGTTGTAGTGAGCCAGGCGGGAGGCTTCCCCTGCGATGCGCTCGAAGATGTCGTTGACGAAGGAGTTCATGATGCCCATGGCCTTGGAGGAGATGCCGGTGTCGGGGTGGACCTGCTTCAGCACCTTGTAGACGTAGATGGCATAGCTCTCCTTCCTGCTCTTCCTCCGCTTCTTGCCGTCCTTCTTCTGAACCTTGGTGACGGCTTTCTTGGAGCCCTTCTTGGGCGCTGGGGCGGACTTGGCTGGCTCGGGCATTCTGACGGAAGACAAAATCTCGTCTGTTCTCCTCCTGCCACCGCGGCGGTATTTATACACGGGCCATGCAAATGAGCTGCTGCTGACTGCGCGCCGATCTACTGGAGGAGAGGGTCACGTGGTGTCTCCACTGCTCCCAATTGGCAGCCTCACATCCATCCggctgagccgggggcggagcaaatagaggggcggggctcacatccatccatccggctgagccgggggcggagcaaatagaggggcggggctcacatccatccatccagctgagccgggggcggagcaaatagaggggcggggctcacatccatccatccagctgagccgggggcggagcaaatagaggggcggggctcacatccatccatccaGCTGAGCCGGTGGACGGAGCAACAGGAGGGGCAGAGCTCGAATCCATCCATTCAGCTGAGCCGGGCGTCGAGAGGCGGGGCTAGCAGCTTTCTTCcgtctatcagggcctcgctgctCTGCTGATAACCGCCCCTCACTGCTCGCCGCCCTctgctggtagtgatgccgccgctgcGCTCTATCCCTGGACACCAGTAGAAGGAGGCCACTGACGGGTTAATACTGAGCAGGCTA
The sequence above is a segment of the Bufo bufo chromosome 4, aBufBuf1.1, whole genome shotgun sequence genome. Coding sequences within it:
- the LOC120998395 gene encoding histone H2B 1.1, giving the protein MPEPAKSAPAPKKGSKKAVTKVQKKDGKKRRKSRKESYAIYVYKVLKQVHPDTGISSKAMGIMNSFVNDIFERIAGEASRLAHYNKRSTITSREIQTAVRLLLPGELAKHAVSEGTKAVTKYTSAK